In Chitinibacter sp. SCUT-21, a single genomic region encodes these proteins:
- a CDS encoding TetR/AcrR family transcriptional regulator yields MLYPDSSDHLSTQQLILARALDVFVEDGMAGFTTRKIAERAGIAVGNLTYHYPNKQGLLLALIEQLLTQYARQFASTLAQAAERQENALEALIRWVLEDASRERTVRLFRELWSVALHDASVRDSVDRFYDQIHEQAIALLQAYYPTVSEQTLREVTSLVAVSAEGCLVLYGTKQQRSIDLTQMMALVQRVCAQLIEANQA; encoded by the coding sequence ATGCTCTATCCAGACAGCTCAGATCATTTATCCACCCAGCAATTGATCTTGGCGCGGGCGCTTGATGTGTTTGTTGAAGATGGCATGGCGGGGTTTACGACTCGCAAAATCGCCGAGCGAGCCGGAATCGCGGTGGGGAATCTGACTTATCACTACCCGAATAAACAAGGCTTGTTGCTAGCACTCATCGAGCAATTGCTAACGCAATACGCGAGGCAATTTGCATCGACCTTGGCACAAGCGGCGGAGCGACAAGAAAATGCTCTCGAAGCCCTGATACGCTGGGTGCTGGAAGATGCCAGCCGAGAGCGCACCGTGCGTTTATTTCGTGAGCTATGGTCGGTAGCGCTGCACGATGCTTCGGTACGCGACAGCGTAGATCGCTTTTATGATCAGATCCATGAGCAAGCGATTGCGCTGTTGCAAGCGTACTATCCTACGGTGAGTGAACAAACGCTGCGCGAGGTTACCAGCTTGGTGGCCGTGAGTGCTGAAGGCTGTTTAGTGCTGTACGGTACCAAGCAGCAACGCAGCATCGATTTAACGCAAATGATGGCTTTAGTACAAAGAGTTTGTGCCCAACTGATCGAGGCCAATCAGGCCTGA
- a CDS encoding MBL fold metallo-hydrolase: MKLKPRNLIISMAVLGLFASPVFAAGGGGVSDTDPNAKLGLHFDAKGKAPSSYTKALQNQARKTLPFEDQRDFAESSKGLIAKPEYSVIRNEKGDIIWNIGSYDYLLDGKDFDSIHPSLQRQAILNMGYGLYEVVPNKVYQVRGFDLANMTLIKGDTGWILFDVLTSKETAKAALDFANEKLGHRPVKAVVFSHSHGDHFGGVRGVVDEKDVASGKVKIIAPEGFMEHAVSENVYAGNAMARRMLLAYGTLLPHNPFGHVDQAIGKNVSSGELGLIPPTVTISKPIENMTIDGVEMVFQNTPGTEAPSEMNTYFPQFRGFWAAENVTGTVHNIYTLRGALVRDALAWSKNINDALYMFGDKTDVMFASHSWPRWGQNRVQEVLRTQRDIYANLNNDVLHLANQGVTINEIHNVYKPPVSLQQNWAAHSYHGSEEHNSRAVINRYIGYWDGNPATLVPLSPRDSAPLYVEMMGGSDKIIAKAKALHDAGQYREAVEILNKLTLAEPKNTAAKDLLANVYEQLGYQKESVALRNSFLAGAYELRNGVPQGRSAKGDGPDMISAMSTELFLDYMGITMDSKKAAGMKFKINLNTPDNGEKYVIEMSNSTLTNIKNYQASDANLTITVNRAEIDTILLGQATFKDLVKNGKAKLNGNAKVLDQLMSTQVKFDPRFEILPGTKKD; encoded by the coding sequence ATGAAACTGAAACCTCGAAATCTCATTATCTCGATGGCTGTACTTGGCTTATTTGCCAGCCCTGTGTTTGCGGCAGGCGGCGGCGGGGTGAGTGACACCGATCCGAATGCCAAGCTCGGTTTGCATTTCGATGCCAAGGGCAAAGCTCCTTCAAGCTACACCAAAGCATTGCAAAATCAGGCGCGCAAAACCCTGCCTTTTGAAGATCAGCGCGACTTTGCTGAATCGAGCAAAGGCTTGATCGCCAAGCCCGAATACAGCGTGATTCGCAACGAGAAAGGCGACATCATCTGGAATATCGGTAGCTATGATTACCTGCTCGACGGGAAAGACTTCGATAGCATCCACCCATCCTTGCAACGCCAAGCCATTTTGAATATGGGCTATGGCCTGTATGAAGTTGTGCCCAATAAAGTCTACCAAGTGCGTGGTTTCGATTTGGCGAATATGACCCTGATTAAGGGCGATACCGGCTGGATTTTATTTGACGTGCTCACGTCCAAAGAAACCGCCAAAGCCGCGCTGGATTTTGCCAATGAAAAACTTGGCCATCGTCCGGTGAAAGCCGTGGTGTTCTCGCACTCGCACGGCGACCACTTTGGTGGTGTGCGCGGTGTGGTCGATGAAAAAGACGTCGCGAGCGGCAAAGTAAAAATCATCGCGCCCGAAGGCTTTATGGAGCACGCAGTTTCGGAAAACGTTTACGCCGGTAACGCGATGGCGCGCCGTATGTTGCTGGCCTATGGCACATTGCTGCCGCACAACCCATTTGGCCACGTCGATCAGGCGATTGGTAAAAACGTCTCTTCTGGTGAATTGGGTTTGATTCCACCTACCGTTACAATCAGCAAGCCTATTGAAAATATGACGATTGACGGCGTTGAGATGGTATTCCAAAACACGCCGGGTACCGAAGCACCGTCGGAAATGAACACCTACTTCCCGCAATTCCGTGGTTTCTGGGCGGCAGAAAATGTCACCGGCACCGTGCACAATATTTATACGCTGCGCGGCGCCTTGGTGCGTGATGCGCTGGCTTGGTCAAAAAATATCAATGACGCGTTGTATATGTTTGGCGATAAAACCGACGTAATGTTTGCCTCGCACAGCTGGCCGCGTTGGGGGCAAAATCGCGTGCAGGAAGTCCTGCGTACTCAGCGTGATATTTACGCCAATTTAAATAACGACGTGCTGCACTTGGCAAACCAAGGCGTCACGATTAACGAAATCCACAACGTTTACAAACCACCCGTATCCTTGCAGCAAAACTGGGCTGCGCATTCATACCACGGCTCGGAAGAGCACAATAGCCGCGCGGTGATTAATCGCTATATCGGTTACTGGGATGGTAACCCAGCGACACTAGTGCCCTTGTCGCCACGTGATTCAGCGCCGCTTTACGTTGAAATGATGGGTGGCAGCGACAAAATCATCGCCAAAGCCAAAGCATTGCACGATGCCGGCCAGTATCGCGAAGCGGTAGAGATCTTAAATAAACTGACGCTGGCCGAGCCGAAAAACACCGCGGCCAAAGATTTGCTGGCCAATGTGTACGAGCAGTTGGGCTACCAGAAAGAAAGTGTTGCTTTGCGCAATAGCTTCTTGGCTGGCGCTTACGAGCTGCGCAATGGCGTGCCACAAGGCCGCTCAGCCAAAGGCGATGGGCCAGACATGATTTCGGCAATGTCGACCGAACTCTTTCTTGACTATATGGGCATCACAATGGACAGCAAAAAAGCCGCTGGGATGAAGTTCAAAATCAATCTGAACACGCCAGACAATGGCGAGAAATACGTGATTGAAATGAGCAACTCAACGCTGACCAACATCAAGAACTATCAAGCCAGCGACGCAAACCTGACCATTACCGTGAACCGCGCCGAGATCGACACGATCTTGCTGGGGCAGGCCACCTTTAAAGACTTGGTGAAAAACGGCAAAGCCAAACTCAACGGCAATGCCAAGGTGCTCGATCAGTTGATGAGCACGCAAGTGAAGTTTGATCCACGCTTTGAAATCTTGCCTGGCACGAAAAAAGACTAA
- a CDS encoding outer membrane protein transport protein, which yields MKIRLLIALALNLPAAAWASGLYLYEMGTEDVGLASAGSAARAQDASVMAYNPAGLTQLQGDVLTLGVQALYGDTAYQPNRAPATDSVIGWFPGMSAFYSHSVDEDLKLGLGVYGNFGLSMDFGDWAGKSLMQKSTLVGMTVQPTVAYRLNDQWSIGASINANYGIFALERNALGQDYKLDDSDWSHNAKIGLLYQHDAQTRVGLSYTSKTQYEFTGHATGLATSGLPLSGTVNAPQQLLLSAYHQINPQWAVMGNLGWQDWSAYNKNELWLGQQSKPAGTMMRDTWHAAVGVQYQVNSALRLNTGLAFDSSIYQDQSNTSLAIPAGDTLRWGMGAQYQIDQRSSIGAALEIARIDGSSVANPIVGGRYDDSTLTFLTVNYSRSF from the coding sequence ATGAAAATCAGACTACTGATCGCGCTGGCGCTCAATCTACCCGCCGCAGCGTGGGCCTCTGGCCTGTATTTGTATGAGATGGGCACCGAAGACGTCGGCTTGGCCAGCGCAGGTAGCGCCGCGCGGGCGCAAGACGCTTCCGTCATGGCATATAACCCCGCCGGTTTAACGCAACTGCAAGGCGATGTGCTCACGCTGGGCGTGCAAGCGCTCTACGGTGATACGGCTTACCAGCCCAATCGCGCGCCAGCCACAGACAGCGTGATCGGCTGGTTTCCGGGCATGAGTGCTTTTTACAGCCACAGCGTCGACGAAGATTTAAAACTGGGCTTGGGCGTGTACGGTAATTTTGGCCTATCGATGGATTTTGGCGATTGGGCCGGTAAAAGCCTGATGCAAAAAAGCACCCTCGTCGGCATGACGGTACAACCCACTGTGGCGTATCGCCTGAACGATCAATGGTCAATTGGCGCCAGCATTAACGCCAACTATGGCATCTTTGCCTTGGAGCGCAACGCACTGGGGCAAGACTATAAGCTGGACGATAGCGATTGGAGCCACAACGCCAAAATCGGCCTGCTGTACCAGCACGACGCGCAAACGCGCGTGGGGCTGAGCTACACCAGCAAAACCCAATACGAATTTACCGGCCACGCCACAGGGCTGGCCACTAGCGGATTGCCACTCTCGGGCACCGTCAATGCGCCGCAGCAATTGCTATTGAGCGCCTATCACCAAATCAACCCGCAATGGGCGGTAATGGGTAATTTAGGCTGGCAAGACTGGTCGGCCTACAATAAAAACGAGCTATGGCTAGGCCAGCAAAGCAAACCTGCGGGCACGATGATGCGCGATACCTGGCACGCCGCCGTTGGCGTGCAATATCAAGTTAATTCCGCGCTGCGGCTCAACACCGGCTTGGCGTTTGATAGCAGCATTTATCAAGACCAATCCAACACCTCGCTCGCCATCCCCGCTGGCGACACGCTACGTTGGGGCATGGGCGCGCAGTATCAAATCGATCAGCGCAGCAGCATCGGCGCCGCCTTAGAAATAGCGCGCATCGACGGCTCCAGCGTGGCCAATCCAATTGTGGGTGGTCGATACGATGATTCAACGCTGACGTTCTTGACGGTGAATTATTCGCGGAGCTTCTAA
- a CDS encoding fructosamine kinase family protein — MHKLICDLESAISAATGVPFHVKQQRSVGGGCINQAFVIGDAIDPTRQYFVKTNRAALHSMFVAEAAGLAALGQGMRVPLPIAHGVSDGQAWLVLEYLPLSGSPDPAAMGAALARVHRIAPAGAPRFGWEMDNTIGSTPQSNRWHDSWVDFWREERLLPQFKLARNNGCDFGAAGAKLLDNIPDFFRAYTPQPSLLHGDLWGGNAAGLADGTPVIFDPACYFGDRECDLAMTELFGGFGPRFLAAYHATWPIDAGYAQRKTLYNLYHIINHINLFGSGYEDQARQMIARLLSELS; from the coding sequence ATGCATAAGTTGATCTGCGATCTCGAATCCGCCATCTCCGCCGCCACTGGCGTGCCGTTTCACGTGAAACAACAGCGCAGCGTTGGAGGTGGGTGTATTAATCAGGCCTTTGTCATCGGCGATGCCATCGACCCGACGCGGCAGTATTTTGTGAAGACCAATCGCGCGGCTTTGCATAGCATGTTTGTGGCCGAGGCGGCGGGGCTGGCGGCTTTGGGGCAGGGGATGCGGGTGCCGCTGCCGATTGCACACGGCGTGAGCGATGGGCAGGCTTGGTTGGTGTTGGAGTATTTACCGCTGTCGGGCTCACCCGACCCTGCGGCGATGGGCGCGGCCTTGGCGCGCGTGCATCGGATTGCTCCGGCGGGAGCGCCGCGCTTTGGCTGGGAGATGGATAACACCATCGGCAGCACGCCGCAAAGTAATCGCTGGCACGATAGCTGGGTGGATTTCTGGCGCGAGGAACGATTGCTGCCGCAGTTTAAGTTGGCGCGAAACAATGGCTGTGATTTTGGCGCTGCGGGCGCGAAGTTGCTCGACAATATCCCCGATTTTTTCCGCGCTTACACCCCACAGCCGAGCTTGCTGCACGGCGATTTGTGGGGCGGCAATGCCGCGGGGCTGGCGGATGGCACGCCGGTGATCTTTGACCCCGCCTGCTATTTTGGCGATAGAGAGTGCGACTTGGCGATGACCGAGCTATTCGGCGGCTTTGGCCCGCGCTTTCTCGCCGCCTATCACGCCACGTGGCCGATTGATGCGGGCTATGCGCAGCGCAAAACGCTGTACAACTTGTACCACATCATCAACCACATTAATTTATTCGGCAGCGGCTACGAGGACCAAGCACGGCAGATGATTGCTCGTTTATTAAGCGAATTGTCTTAG